The genomic stretch TACCGGGGGCCGTCCCGTTGTCGATCCTTGTCCGGCCCGATTGCGGCAATCCGGCCGACAGCAATTCGGAGCATATCGACCGCAACCCCCCGTTGGCACCTCCCCGGGGAAGGAGGATAGTGGAAATCCTCCCCCTTTTACTCTTATGAGCTCCACCGCCGACCTCTCCTCCCCCTCGATCGTCATCCCCGCCGACGCGCCCGCCCCGAAGCGGTGGACCCTCTCGGCCCTCCTCCTCACCCTCATCGGCGCGGCGGCCATCGTCTCGACCCTCGTCTGGATGTTCCGCACCTCGGGCGGGACCCCCGATCCGACCACCGAGGGGCTGACCCCCGGGGCCGCCCTCTTCAACATCGCCCTCCTCGTCTTCCGCGAGGGGATGGAGTGCGTCCTCGTCCTCTCGGCGATCATGGCGAGCATGGTCGGGAAGGACGCCGTCCACCGGCGTCCCGTCTGGCTCGGCGTCGTCGTCGGCATCGCGGCGACGGTCGCCACCTGGTTCATCGCCGTCGGCATCGTCAACGACCTCCTCGACAGCGTCCCCGCCCTCGACATGCAGGTCTGGACCGGCCTCGTCGCCATCGTCGTCCTCCTCGTCATCATGAACTGGTTCTTCCACAAGATCTACTGGGGCGGCTGGATCACGGCCCACAACCGGAAGAAGCGGGAACTCCTCGCGGCGAAGAAGGAGAACGGCGACGACGGGGCGATCCACAGGAAGCTCGTCCTCGGCCTCGGCATCCTCGGCTTCTCCTCCCTCTACCGCGAGGGCTTCGAGGTCGTCCTCTTCCTCCAGAGCTACCACCTGAAGATGGGCGCGGGCATCGTCTTCGGCGGCTGCCTCATCGGCCTCGTCCTCACCGGCATCCTGGCGGCCCTCACCTTCGTCGCCCACCGCCACCTCCCCTACCGCCAGATGCTGATCCTCACCGGCGTCCTGCTGGCGGGCGTCCTCATGATCATGGTCGGGGAGCAGGTCTTCGAGATGCAGCAGGCCCATTGGATCGCCACCTCGGAGATCCCCTTCCTGAAGGAGATCGTCCCCGATTGGGCCGGCGTCTGGGTCTCCTTCTTCCCGAACTGGCAATCGTGCCTCTCGCAGCTCGCCGCGGCCGCGCTCGTCGGCGGCTCCTACATCGCCGCGCGCCTCCAGGCGCGCAGCGAGCAGCAGAAGGCCTGAGACGTACGAGGGCGGGGCCGATCAAGAACGCCCCAACCCCCGAGGCGGAACGAGAACGCTACCCCCTCGGGGCCACAGCGCCCGTGTGGCGCGCCACCTCCCGGATCAAGCCCTCCACGGTATAAGGCTTGATCAGAAACCCGAGACTTTCCCGATCGATTCCGGCCAGTTGCTCCTTCGTCAACTCCGAGCCGCTGATCAGAACGATCGGCACGCTCGCTTTCTTCAAATGCAGGGCCGCCGCTACGTCGATTCCATCCATGTAGGGCATATCAACATCGGAGATCACGAGATCGATCGTCTCCATCTGATGGCTGAATAGAGAGACCGCCTCCAGGCCATTCGTCGCCGTCACGACGCGGTAGCCGTAATTCTCCAGCATCACCTTGGAAAGACGGCGGACCGTATTGTCGTCGTCGACGAGGAGAATCTTCTCTCCTCCGCCCACCGGCAATTCTCCCCTCTCCAGCTTCTCCTCCATCTCCTTCTTCTCGGAAGAAATCAGGGCCGGCAGATGAATCAAAAACTTCGTCCCGATGCCGATTGTGCTTTCAACACTGATGAAGCCGCCCATCCGCCGGACAATCCCGGCGACGGTTGAAAGGCCGAGGCCCGTCCCCTTGTCCGGATCCTTCGTCGTGAAAAGGGGCTCGAAGATTTTCGGCAAAACGTGGGCCGGGATGCCGCTTCCCGAGTCGGCAACGGCAAGGACCAAGAACTTCCCCGGCACCACCCCCTCCCGCCCCTCCACTTCCTTCGCGTCGAGCGTCACATTCTCCGCCGAAAGCATCAACCGCCCGCCTCCGGGCATCATCGCATCCCGAGCATTCACGCACAAATTAAGGAGCACCTGATGCAATTCCGTGACATTGCCGCAAATCGGCCACAGATCCTTCCCCATGCGGGACTCGATCGTGATCGTCTTCGGAAACGTGTCGCGGACAATTTTAACCATCTCCTCGATCAGGTGCCGAATCTGGACCTCCCCATCCACCCCCTGCGTCCCGCGAACAAAGCCGAGTATCTGCTTCACCATCGCCGTCCCGCGCAGGGCCGAGGAAAGAATCGTCTGCTGCAGCCCCCGCCGTCCCTCCTCGTCCCGTGTCTCCTCCAACAACTGCATCCCCACAATCACCGGCGTCAACGCATTGTTCAAATCATGGGCCACGCCACTCGCCAACGCCCCGACATTCTCCATCCGCTGCGCCCGCCGGAGCTGGGCCTCGAAACTCTTCTTTT from Verrucomicrobium sp. GAS474 encodes the following:
- a CDS encoding FTR1 family protein encodes the protein MSSTADLSSPSIVIPADAPAPKRWTLSALLLTLIGAAAIVSTLVWMFRTSGGTPDPTTEGLTPGAALFNIALLVFREGMECVLVLSAIMASMVGKDAVHRRPVWLGVVVGIAATVATWFIAVGIVNDLLDSVPALDMQVWTGLVAIVVLLVIMNWFFHKIYWGGWITAHNRKKRELLAAKKENGDDGAIHRKLVLGLGILGFSSLYREGFEVVLFLQSYHLKMGAGIVFGGCLIGLVLTGILAALTFVAHRHLPYRQMLILTGVLLAGVLMIMVGEQVFEMQQAHWIATSEIPFLKEIVPDWAGVWVSFFPNWQSCLSQLAAAALVGGSYIAARLQARSEQQKA